Within the Papaver somniferum cultivar HN1 unplaced genomic scaffold, ASM357369v1 unplaced-scaffold_22, whole genome shotgun sequence genome, the region AAGCTTCGGATTCTTGATTTATCAGAAAATGATCTTAGTAATGAGATTCCGGTGTCACTATCGGATTTACCTAAGCTCAGTTCTTTCAATGTGTCGTACAACAATCTTTCTGGTTCTGTTCCATTTTTTCTCTCGAACAAGTTCAATTCCAGCTCTTTTGTTGGAAACCTTCAGCTATGTGGTTTTACTGGTTCGCCTCCGTGCCCGTCGCTCCCACCTTCTCAAGTTCTCCCATCTTCTCCATCGGAAACTTCAAAAAATAGTGGTCGGAAGTTTAGTCTGAAAACCATACTTCTCATAGCTTCAGGAGCCTTATTGGGGGTTCTGATAATACTATGTATTATATGGATTTGTTGTATGCTGAGCAGAAGAAGTAAAGCTTCGAAATCAAAGAACGGCGACAACGTTCGGAAAGTCACCACTACTGCTGCCGCAGGAGAGAAAGGTGTTGCGGTATCTGGAACTGAAATTGAAGCAGGTGGTGATATGGGAGGGAAACTAGTACATTTTGAAGGGCCTTTAGTGTTTACGGCCGATGATTTATTGTGTGCGACTGCGGAGATAATGGGGAAGAGTAATTATGGGACTGTGTACAAAGCTACATTGGAGGATGGGAGTCAAGTTGCAGTTAAGAGGTTGAGGGAGAAAATTGCGAAGAATCTCAAGGAATTTGAAGGGGAAGTTAATGGTCTTGGGAAGATCCGACACCCGAATCTCCTGTCACTTCGAGCTTACTACATGGGTCCTAAAGGAGAGAAACTTCTTGTCTTCGATTTCATGCCCAAAGGGAGCCTTGCATCTTTCCTCCATGGTAAGTTGCACACAACCTTATCCTACCCTGCATTATTTCCTTAACCTACACCACTGCATATTTAGCGTCCATATAAATTACAGAATTTTGACTATTTCTTGGGTATTCATGTAGCGAATGGCATTTAATTTCCTATTGCAATACCAATTATAACTTCGTACTTGTCTTGCATTTGTTGGACAGCTCGAGGACCGGACACCCCAATCGATTGGCCAACTAGATTGAGCATAGCGATTGGAGCAGCACGAGGGTTGAGCTACCTTCACGCCAATGAGAGCATAATTCATGGTAACCTCACAGCTGCCAATATCCTACTCGACGAGCAAACAAATGCAAAGATCGCCGATTATGGTCTATCACGCCTCATGACCACCAATGCCAGCTCAAGTGTGGTTGCAACTGCCGGTGCACAAGGCTACAGAGCACCTGAGCTAGCAAAAGCCAAGAACTTAAGCACAAAGACCGATGTTTACAGTCTTGGTGTAATAATGTTAGAGCTCTTGACAGGGAAATCTCCAGGTGAGCCAATGAACGGAATGGATTTGCCTCAATGGGTGGCATCAATTGTTAATGAGGAATGGACAAACGAAGTATTCGACCTTGAGCTAATGAAAGATGCAAACAATGGCGACGAACTGCTTAACACATTGAAATTAGCTCTGCATTGTGTTGACCCATCACCTGCTGCCCGTCCAGAGGTTCACGAAGTCCTGCAACAATTGGAGAAAATCAAACCAGCTGAATTGCCTGTCAGTTCCGGGGAGGATGGTGGCGACTAAAATCGGTTCCTATAGCATACATACAGCTACGAGTTCATTCATTGTTTTCCAATATTAATAAGTTATAAGTTAAATTCTTTCATTCATTCGTGAGAACTCCTCTTACGCAAATAATGAGTTCTCTGAACAAGTTGTTCTGTTGTTGTACTCTTCTGTTTGTAATTATAGCCTATAGGCATTGTATCAGTTATCACATAAATGTTGTATCACTGTTCTTATGTCTTATAAACTGATTTCTTCTTTCCATTACCAGTTTCGAGTGAAAATTTTCGCCGTAAGTTTACACTTTTGCTCGCTACGGAGCTTATAACTTGGCGAGTCACCTGCAACCTGTACAGAGAATGAATGAATTAAGCAATCAAACGGCTCTCTATGGGGAAAATCAAGAAATCAAGTAGATACTGCGAATTTTTGGGCTTGACAAATAGGTTTAGTTCAATTGGGCTCGATATAAGTTGGTTGAATACGTAGCGGATTGAACTAGAAGTCTAGAACGTTTTTTTGGAACGGTTTttcagggaccatggtttttttggggaccatggtcttattaggccacctaccctacaatcttaagggatgtcctaaaatcaTGAGATTACTAATTTGGCCCTTACCCTAATTTAAAATTAATCCTAAACTAATAACTACCAAAGTTTAACTTAATATATtaacaaaaaccaaaaaccagTCCCTACCCTAGCCAGCCACACAAATTGTTttcgaggaaaaaaaaaattctttctcttcttcttcttcctttcaacatcgtcttcatcgattaatcgtcgattcataaaattttcatcgtcgattaatcaatcgactataagaatggttcttcgaaagaaaaccaacCGACTTCAAGGAGAAGGTCCTCGATTGggacatctagcaaatcagccaagtgattttgagattcatagAGAAGTGGAACACCCAAGCGAAGCCATAATCCAGTATAATAGATGCTTGAAGAAACCtaattctgccatgggaccgattcgcaggtgttttccaacaaacccattacttttaatttgattttgattcgtttaattgaatagaaatcatcaaaatagggttcaaatggaagttacagtgcattgttcggttaggacgaatttctaaaaaaccctagtttgttaaccgaacttcctgaaaggaataacaggaagaacagttcggttctatatgATTCCAAACTAGGTCACCGAACTgccagttcggttagttcgcaaagaaGCCTAAAACTTTTTTCTAACCGAACTTAACCTATTTTACaacaatttcttttccacatgtaaccgaactgtgctattttgaccgctattttgagtttttatgtaaccgaactgaGCTATCTTGTTCGGTTAGTTgcataaaattctaaaactatttagtaaccgaactttacaaaaaaataaaataaataaaattcaatgtaaccgaactatgatatttttcccaatatgttgagtttcaatttaactgAACTTGTCCAACTATGTCgagttgcatacatgtggagttcagtttattcgcaaaaaacattgacaaaccgaactcttcactaatagtgaccaatgttgagctcggtttgttcgcaaaaaaacttgacaaaccgaactcttcagtagttgcatacatgtggagttcggtttgttcgcaaaaaaccttgacaaaccgaactcttcattaatagtgaccaatgttgagttcggtttgttcgtaaAAAAACTTTGGTAACCGAACTATATTATGAAACACAAAATTAGTGTTGACCTATTTTTCGTGAACTTTTGCTACTAACCAAACCTTACGCTGAGAACCCTTATGTTGCATCCGATTTAGTGAATCATTTATcggttaagctaatatcttttgttttcttgattagtgGCAGAGGAAAAAAATCCAACCAACCTTTACTGGAAGATCTGAGAACTCCCATGCCTCGAGGCAAAGTACATTGTGGTGCCGgtaagcgtggaaccaaaaatgctaagtatggaggtgggtcattaccgggtgttgtcatccaagatggtgttaatagagataatgttgacaacgtaatccaacaagttaatgaagagatcgTGGAAGAGATGGGCAGTCAAGAACATCATCAAGGTGGAGAAGGTGAACCAGCTGAAGGAGGAGGAAACGAGGGTAACAATGATGACggtgaaaaagatgaggaagatggagataaggatgatgatgaatcatagGAGGACTTGGATGAAGAGGAAGACGAAGAGAAACAATTAGAAATAGTGGGAAAGAAACCTAGAAAGACGGCTAAAAATGCTTGTGCTAGATATTCATACATTCTTGATGACAATTTGTGTTTGCCGCCAAAGAagccaacttatggtactccaagagatggagaggaggtattgatgggctacaaaaactcatgggctgccaagatctttgcgacaaaggtatggtccaatcttaaccatcaagatttctcagtcattttattatattttgacatatattgttattttctatatatattagtatataagatatgatgttgtttttgtagGATTATAATAATGCTGTCAGTTTTTTGAAATGTCAAAAGAACAAGATATGGAGTATAgaaaatgagtgtgatgaggtccgcTTGGCGGTATTTGATTGTGTGCTATGGAACGAGATACAacatgcgcaccaaaaatttgatgttgtcactgtttctgcatttgccgagagggcctatccagagacggatacctttcatctaccgTCTGGCGAGATGGAAATAACTCCGaatgattgttttagaatcacagTCCTACCAATTACGGGAACAAGTGTTCGATATGGCTACGATCCCTTGATGAGTTATGAACTTCTTGAAAAGCTAGTCGAAAAGTGTCTAGGATGGAGCGATAaaaaggcacaatgtgagtttagacgagctaacaaagagcctaaggaaggtgatgagtataatgagtttgaggaagaccgcatgtacaagaagaagttgaaaaatatcaagctcaaaaccttgtttgatgagttctcagggacgaaagatttggttgctcaaggaaagttggtgatgacagaggagaagattaagcaccatgtgactgcttatttgttacATCAACTAGGAACCATTTTCTTCTCCGACAGTTCAGGTCACGtggtaaatgctcattacctCCATATATTGGATCCCCTGAATTAGGTGAAAAACTATTTTTGGGgcattgcggttctttcattcgttcaagcggaactcagaaaagcttcgaggcttaagagtctatattttggaggcttatacacccttgttcaggtaccccgttaaattatcgtttgtgtgtttcaatatataagtgaatgaatgtgtattgttactaatcatattgcgaatgtattatttgttgcctcttctcataggtttgggtgtacgaccacttcccAAAACTGCAATTGTCTCATGCTCACACTCCTTGGCCTTATGGGAAGCCTACagctggtaaatatgaatttttcaAATCACAGGAAAATAATAAGaacaaaaaggtgttggagttgagggagacattggataagttaacagtggaagatgtggttttccatccttacaccattgcatcagatgaagacgaggaggatgtTGAGGTTATTGATTTCTCACATGTTGCGGCTTATAATGGACCGTTGTTTCATCCTGGAGGTTGTAAaatgtataatcctcgaagagtGTTTAGACAAATTTCTTGTGTCCAAAGTATCCCACAAGTGGAAAACTTCAACTTCAAGGTGAAGTAGCAGGGAACTAACAACTCCGAGAAGAATTTCTCCCCCAAATACGATCTTTCTCCATCAGTGGACCACTGAAAGAACTTTGGGAATTATCTTGTTCCAGTCGAAGAGTTACAAGATTCGTTTGATAAGCCAAATGCCGATGACGAgggatatatggaatggtatgaacatttttctcatcctcgtgtaataaacagtgtccaacaagcccgtgttgataaagcaAAAGCGAAGGCAGTGGAGAAAGAGGCTCAGAAAATTATGAAGCGTACCCCTACGTGTGGTGATGAGGCCTTGATCTTGTGGAATTCGACGGTAAGATATTTagtcttatttttgttttcaaaatgttataaagtattgaaaaataatagttacTTATGTTTTTGATTCAGAAACGGTGAAGGCAAGTggtaaattgttgaagaaaatgatggaAAAAATCCGGAGTGGAGAGCCGATGGACACTCGACAACAAACAGACCTCTACAACCAATGTACTAATGTTTTTAATCCCAACCTTGTCGATCCAAGCCAGaccatgctgttgaagaggagTCGCAGAGaaggggaaggttcaagtcgGATGGTTGAACAATAAAGCAGTGGAGATGACACTCCTAGTGACGAAGGAAGACCTAAAGCTCCTAAACGCAAGAGTAGAAAAGTTTCTCGTAGTGGTCGTGGTAAATGAGTGATtgcaacaattagtactttgtttccttatgtttggaagacttttttattccggatttggtagtttgtttccttatgtttggaagacttttttattgcggatttggtagtttgttttcttatgtttgtttCCAACATTTAGTTATGTGGATTAGTAaatgaatttcataatttggtttttaatttgtgttttaaGGGATTAGTTCGGCTAGTTGACTCATATGTGTTTCATTAAATTCAAATTTATAACAAACAATTAGGTAGTTAGGTTAGTAGATTAAATATCGTAAACAACCGAACTTCAtggtccataagttcggtttattCTCAAATTTTGTAATCTAACCGAACtcagctacaaaaaaaaaatcagaagttaCAGAGTTGTATTCGGTTACTTGCATTTTCTttttgcaggtaaccgaactccaatgttcggttacctgcagAAAAATGCAAGTAACCGAACTTATGTGTTCATAAACCATCCTTAGTGTACTTTTAGTTCAGTTACCTGCAATTTTTTGGCAGGTAACTGAATAATACTCTGTACCTTTTGAATGTTTTTTGGTTGCTGAGTTCGGTTACCTTGGATTTACGGAACTAATCGAACTTAATTATAACCAAATTCGGTTATATGTATAAAGTTTCCAGGTAACCGAATTGAGGAGTTCGGTTTTGTTGATTCATTTCTTTTGTAACCGAActatctattttgaaatttgaatgacaAAAATTTCAAGTAACGACTATTTTTATAGCCGTTATACACCTCAGTGGTATAAATATGTGTCTATAGTTAACATTTTGTCtcaaaatcttctaaaaatggcagctactactcctaaatttactctagatgaagatctttctctttgcagaaactacatactatactatccaaagaggggtgaaaaacgaagaatgaatggtattatgagtcaaagttattggtggaaaattcatgagaaattctgCTTCGACAGAACAAACCCTCAGAACCGTGACCATATAGCTTTGTTCATTCGATTTGGAAAGATTaaaattatcgacacatccaaagagatttttcttcaaccggtggtgagccgattCTACCCAACTTGTCGCTTGATTCTCAAAGTGTTTATGGttgttggtaaaagcataaacgGAGCGCTCTTTATGCGGTTCCAACCATTCCTCCACCACAtacgttattatatcctccggatattcggggctagaccaatgttctctaaattcggcaagatttagaaaatactcttcttcggtgagagaccaagtcaatgcctcccattccccggagaaggcaacccacttagcgtgatttatggtgtattgttTATCGAATGCCTCTTTTGGATCCGCTTGTTCATATTccggtagcttactaatctcttccaatcctttcctcttaggtggacaaagttgaggcttgcacctattcatcacattgcaccatatatgaaatgtacaaagcatattatgtgccaacggaagactttctctattgcgtTCATCAATGCTACTTCATTGTCTGTCACGATAACCCAGGGggatatcatcatctcggtagatctCCTTCACTTAttgtagcgcccaagtgtaacttggttcttgctcgtcctttagaaaacaaaaaccaacggtaaacggtgacttcgtcgacgtatgaccaacaatgttcaacaatgacatctcgtatttgtttgtcttgtaagtgcaatccattataagaacttcatggaaggattgagccaattgaacactcttcggatgagcaatgaagagatgatttatttcttcttctggacctaccttcttttgaaccgcttagcctttctcttgagccaaaaaaaaaacaattgttgcattacttgtctatccttccattcattccttttaattgtctcaattgcattgtaaatggtggacaaagatgatacgttatccgggttatcttcctttaataagcgaagcataaTGGTAGGTGGAATACTCATTTTCCTATACTTagaaattttttccatttcttgaggagtgagccttgcgtCCATTGCATGTCCTTCAAGATCTTCCGGACGAGGGTGTttatgacgacctaccaccttatccatagctagaaaccatttcttcgttaatttgctcttgctaaatactagcttgaacgagcatttaattttctttgagaacgttgtgttcttcctcgtcgtctttcctttatactcataacccttcctattgtgactaacatcgggatctccacttctctcacaaaccatttcaaaacgagtttggttttcttttccattcaaaactaagACGCACTTGACTCTCTTAGCATGTTCTCTAGCACAATTCTTCGCATgaataggtaagtcaaataccaactcattagcatagtgatgagatgtatcttcgaacaacatatcaaacggagaaggttgatcatccattggtataggttggcattccatctacaagaaatataacaacatcaattggaattacataagagttcggttacttgtaaaTTTTATCGCAATAACCGAACCCAGGTTTGGTTCATAGAGCAAAGTTGACATGTAACCgaacaaataacaaataaaaagtTCGGTTGCTTCCTATTTTATCTAGGTAACCGAATAGAACCCTGGAActtcaatttttgtttgtttgttaagttcggttgtttatgttgttgtttcgagtttgcgaaacaaccgaacttaataCACTTAGTATACTCTTATATTATGTAAAGTTCGGTTAGCTAGTTCGTAAACATgcagtttgcgaaacaaccgaactttgtacactaagttaaCTCTTATTTGTACGcaagttcggttagttattggttaattggttgcgaaccaaccgaactttgtacactaagttagatccaatttttacgtaaagttcggtttgttaagtttttacgaaccaaccgaacataacgttgGTAATCCTAGAAACTTCTATTAATAgaaagttcggtaacctgcgtgtttggaccaagtaaccgaactgcattttcagatgagttcggttacctgttcttcacacgatggaaccgaactacaccttcagaagagttcggttacatgttcttcacataaggtaactgAACCGTCCCAAATCCACTTGAAAAAATTACATTTTTAGCAAAGTTttgaccaattcaacatacattttctacgtttggagcatacctggacacccaaatactcttccttcggttgtggttgataaaatccatcatattcatcttgagattgagtttggggaagaataaaatcaccatctaataaaTAAATCATATCCAGATCATTGTGatgattaacaaatactctaggagaggatggagatgaagaatcagatgagttttcatcacttgaatacccaaacttagtgaattggaattttttttttatgttccatgtttttctccttcatcttcgctaactttactctctcaataattctactcatctaataaaaaactcatcttttaatttaatctcactaattatttttaactaaatcatttcactaatcataacctaaaattaattatgaggatagtttaggtattaatataaatatctagatataggatgacctagatttacttctaatgtctttacccaaaataaaaccatgatcccaaaaaaacagtggtgcccaaaaaatcgttctttttttGGGCACCattgaaattttgaaattgagGCAAATCCATTCCATTCATTGGATCAATTGTATTTCACTCATTGGTGTTGGGGTTGTATTTCACCCATTTTTAGGGGCCTTCATTTGGTGTTGACCTCAATTGTATTTCACTAGGGGTTAGCAAAAAGTTCGGAACCGCGGATTTTATCCgtatccgtccgtaaaattgcgggtgaaacccAATCCGCAAGATTTATGGGCCGGTCAtgggtgggattctcaaatccgcacttttAGCGGTTTAgttgcggttggactttgaaatccgcggattcacccgcacaGTAGGTCTTGTTTCTACAATAAATGATTTTGCTAATGAGATTTATAAGAAGATGGAAGATATGAAGCTTATAGAAATAGAAATCATTTTCCTCCTCCTTCATTTCACGTGTAAATTGTAATATCCTATTCGTTCCAATTATGCTTATTACAGATCTTCAACTGTCTTTGTTTAACTGTTCAGTTAGTATTCATCATTGGATCCGGCATAAGGTGATCTGTCTTTTTGGGGTAGCTTTTGCTCTTACTAGCCTTAAAAGTCACTAAGTTGACAATAATCTAAATACAAGTGGCTGAGCCATAATTTCTAGTGGAATCAAGTCAGGTTGGCTTACCGTATGAACATTATTGTAGAG harbors:
- the LOC113340472 gene encoding probable leucine-rich repeat receptor-like protein kinase IMK3, with product MVIQLLLLFLVFQQSLCYQLDGVVVTLGDHDALEAIKNGLTDPYGYLKSWNDSNSGACSGDWVGIKCAQGQVIAIQLPWKGLSGRLSEKIGQLSALRKINFHDNEITGMIPNSIGFLRNLRGVHLFNNKFSGSIPVSIGSCPMLQTLDLSSNSLTGIIPESIAKSTKLYKLNLSFNSLSGAVPISLTRSNSLTFLALDNNNLTGSVPDTWGSGKEAQLQILTLDHNSLSGNVPNSLSRLGNLEEISMNHNKINGTIPKGIGSLSKLRILDLSENDLSNEIPVSLSDLPKLSSFNVSYNNLSGSVPFFLSNKFNSSSFVGNLQLCGFTGSPPCPSLPPSQVLPSSPSETSKNSGRKFSLKTILLIASGALLGVLIILCIIWICCMLSRRSKASKSKNGDNVRKVTTTAAAGEKGVAVSGTEIEAGGDMGGKLVHFEGPLVFTADDLLCATAEIMGKSNYGTVYKATLEDGSQVAVKRLREKIAKNLKEFEGEVNGLGKIRHPNLLSLRAYYMGPKGEKLLVFDFMPKGSLASFLHARGPDTPIDWPTRLSIAIGAARGLSYLHANESIIHGNLTAANILLDEQTNAKIADYGLSRLMTTNASSSVVATAGAQGYRAPELAKAKNLSTKTDVYSLGVIMLELLTGKSPGEPMNGMDLPQWVASIVNEEWTNEVFDLELMKDANNGDELLNTLKLALHCVDPSPAARPEVHEVLQQLEKIKPAELPVSSGEDGGD